In the genome of Phragmites australis chromosome 9, lpPhrAust1.1, whole genome shotgun sequence, the window atttcaaTTGTGTTTTGAATTTAGAGAGCAATAGAgcacaatattttttttgatttttaaccTGTAGTCCATTGGTAGGGCGGTATTTTATTCTTTAAACCTATCATCCCTCCAACAGATACCAATagtttatttttacaattttttcaaatggGTGCtcaattttgcaaattttttatttttgaaatacaaaataaaaaaaatctacaaccACATGAGACATGATGGGCCGGCCGAGGCAGCGTGATCAGGATTTGATGGGAAAATGGTCTGGCATGGTTGGCGGGCCTCTGAAGGAGATGTGGGCCAACGTCGAGTGCCCAAGTGGAGCTACAGAGGAGACCGGCGTAGCATGGTGGCGCGCAGCCGAACATGGTAAGCGGTGCAGGCTGATGACACTTGCTCAGGTGGGAGTGCCTGCCCTGCCGATGGACGCGCATGGGTGGGCAATTAGCATTTGGCGAAGTCATGCTAATTCTCGCGCGTGCAACTTCCCAACTCGTGCACCCTTTTCGATAGCTAAACGACAAGCGTCCCATCAGGCATCTCTCTTGCCTCGGCGCCCCGCCTCCTCCCCCGATGACGTACCTCTACCTTCCCTCTAGGCCTGCCGGGCAATGGAGCCCGGCCCCGACCTCAATCCTAACCTTGAACCCTAACCCGACTGTCGAGGCACTGAACTACTCTCCGATAGCTAAATGGCAAGGGGCACGAGTTGGGAAGTCACAAGCACACTCAAATCAGGGTTTTCGCATTCAGCGGGACACCAACTCCAGCGCGAGCGAGCACATGGAGATGGAGGTGCCTGCGCCCTAGACCCTTGTTCCTGCTGCTATCAAAGAAAGGGCAATACTCGATCAGTCTGTCAGGTTCAACGCACGTACGCGCCTGGGAGAGGCCTTCTGAATATCGTTGGGACCTTCGTGGGTTGCTACATCTGTGCAAAATTATTCAGTATATCAATTGGATAACTCAAACTATGGTCCTTTGGAGTTGGAATATAGTGTGGGCTTGGTTGACTAAATCTCTTTCAGTATGTACCTATAGACACGTATAATCTTAAAAGCAAATGTATTTAGTTATTTGTATTCACTATTTCAGCTTAGTCTGATGGATGCAAATATATGATATCATTCTGTCCCGACAGATGCATCTATATTCAGTCATGCAGGTAGGCTCACTTGCCAATGTTATAAATTATCTTCATACGAATAACTAATCACAATCTCAGTTTTTATATCCGCTCAGGTGACTTTAGATTCAGTCAAATAAACAAAAACTCAGCTCATATGTCTAGATAGACACAATCAATCAATCACTattattttcaataaatataactttgTTCAATCTACTTTAATTCAATCTACTTATATGATACAGCTCTACAGAATCTCATCCGAAAAACCAAACATATGCATACTGTATAAAGGAATTCCGAGAGAATACTACATGGCTTTCCTCTAgaatagttttttcttttcacatGAGTTAGAGAAAAATCCACTTCTAAATGAGTCGAGTTCCTGTACTCCTAGTGTCTTCAGGATTACTTGTGATATCTTTCAATTTCGAATTCGAGATCTATTTCATAATCTGGTACTGAGATCCGGATTTCAAAACGATAGCTTGATAAGATCATCCTAGTGCCACATACACGGTGCACTTCAGTCGCATTCCTAACCCATTGAcgacaaacaaaagaaaagcagAAGCAAAACACCCAAATGCTTTGCCAGCAAATTAACAACGCGATCTGCCCATCTCAGTCTCACGTGTCACCAAATACTTCATCCAGCACAAGGGTCGATCGCAATCACCGATCCAGACTTCAATGCATGCTACACAAACAcacccagagagagagaggagcctgGACGTATCTTAGTTTGGATCATCTTTCTCAACCGAGCCATATTCTCTctgcagctctctctctccctgcccATGTTCTGCACAACCAGCTGGCCAGTCAAAAATAGCTCTGCCCCCCTGTAAACTTAGTACCAATCTACATCAAGCACCACAGATGTATACCCCATAACTGATACGATCACGATGTATGTACGCTTCATGTAACGTGTGATTGCTTGTTCGTATCTAGTATGTACGGTATACGTAAGTTGAGAAGAAGCAAACTGAACGGAGTCATatttatgaagaaaaaaaatatttgtttggtTGTATCTATCTGGACAAACTAAACTAAGTTTCTATTTAGATAACCGAATCTGAGGCTTCATAAGCGGATATAAGAGTTAAGATTGATTGGTTACttgtatgaagataattttatgtACTGATAAGTGACTTCGTTTGTATAAGCGGATGTATGAGCATGTACTCATCGGGTCAGGCTATAGAGTGAAACTCGAATTCAGCTTTCCTCCCAAGCCAAGCTACGAGCGTATATTGACATATGTCGAATCAGATTGTTACAATACATAAGAACAACTAAACACGTTTCTTGTTAAAATTATACATATTCGCCGGATCAAATTACTCTTATATAAAGAACCAATCACGCCAGAGGGTAGGGCAGTATATGTAGCCATCCACTAATTCCTTCAGACACAAAAATCACCTGCAAGTTCATGCATGTACCTGAGCTTGGGATATAAATGTTTCATGTATGTACTTGAGCCTCGGTGAGGGcatgtgtgcgtgtgtgttgGGGCCTAGCAAAGGGTGGTTTGAGGTTTTGGGAAGGGAGGGAGCTTTTCGAGGGCTGATGAAGTCAGGGAGGTAACCGGAGATGAGAGAAAAGTGGAGCGGTGTCGATGGGCGGCTCTGGATCCTACTCTGCACGACCACCAATGCACTCCAAGCTGCAGGAATGGGCGAGCGAGTGAGAGGAAACCACGAGGAAGCCATTGGAACTGAGGGTAGGGAGATGCACTCATCGGcggtgatggatttgatggTGGCCGGAGTTTGGGGAGAAAAACGTAGGAGGGTGTTCGATCGGAAAATTGAAGTGAGGAAGGGATGGATGGGACCAAGGTGGTGCAGTTTGGGGAGAAAAACATAGGTGGTGCAGTGAGGCGAATAGGGGGGTGTTGGCTTAGGCTGGTGGGCTGAAGAGCTGGAAAAAGGAGATGGGTTTCGGCCCGAGAGGGTTTAAGTATTTGAAAATTAATTTAAGAATTTTAGAGACAGAACAAAGGTCAAATTTGAACGGCAAAGtaaaatttcaaacaaaaaaataggaaaatacaAAATGCAGAATAGTGAACTTTGTGCATGATTTGagtttcaattttttaaatttgaagTAATTTTTTGTACATCTAATGGGAAAATGTAACCCCAACGCACGCGCAGATTTTTTCTGGGATACtacaaccttttttttttttttgcaattctTGCTTCCTCTCTGATCACAAGGTCCGTTCATACCCCTGTGGCTTTTTCTAGTTTGTTTAAGAGGCAAACTCACATGATACTCATTCATCTCTTCATTATCTTCATCTACCTAATGATTTTTCACCATTTTTCCAGCACGAATCTGAACACAAATAAATAATCCTGATAAGTCATGTGTGTGCATACACATATGAAAATTTCCCTTCCTGCCAAACTAGTGCAATAATTTCATATTCAGTACAATTATTATTCTGCACACTGAAGATGCTTTACTAGGCCACAATGAATATATATAACCGTAGACACGAGTTTGAGTTTGATCGCTTGTCTGAACTTGGTGCTAAATAATTTTTGGAGAGGTTAGTGCAGATAACACCACATGGCTATATACTTTTGATAGAGATGTCTCAGTGTGTAACTTTGGATTGCAGCAAATTGCTGTACAGCAAAAGTGCCCTCAAGGATGTTGAACAGTTGTTCGAATGATTGGCGGCCTGATGACATCTCATGATGTGAAGTTTGCTGTAGCTGCAGATATATATGATGGGGATGATCATGCGGTAGCATCCAAAGGTTGGCCATCAGACATTGACATGATCACCGCCTACAAACGAAAATCACACGACGCATGCATATAGTCTGCCTTTGATCGATCAGTCTAATTCCTAGGAGTGCCATCCCTTCTATTTGTATGAGAGGTTGGATGTGCCTGACTTGTAGGCTCCTTACATCACGTGGTGCGATATAACTTCATCTGACTAGCTAAATTTAAGGGTGAAAATCGTATATTTGCATCCactaaattaaataaaaattgtaaataaaaGCAACTAAACATCTTCATTTTAGAATGTACTCGCCCATGCAACCAATCACGCTATAAGGAAATCAACAAAAAGGAAATCCACGTTAAGGAAATCACACTATAAGatctaaaaaaaaacacacacccTAAGGAAATCCACGTTCGCGGGCTTGCGGCCCACCCCGCGTGTGTCACAGCCCGAAGAGACCCCAAAAACCTAGCCGCATCTATAACGTCGCCCGCGCCGCCTCCGCATCGAGACCTctcgcccgcgccgccgcagcagctgcAAAAGCCCGAGGCTCCTCACCGACGAGATGGTACGTACGATCCGCTCTTCCTAAGCTACGGCTCCTTTGATCCGTTTCCTCCGCGCGCGGAGCTTCATGTTTCGCATCTGTTCGGTCTCGGAATCGCCTGGATGTGTGATTGTATCGGCAGACTTGTGCTCGTCTGTTTAGAAGTAAgcgttttcgcttgtggttgccGAGGATTTGGTTTCCGCTCTGCCCTGCCGTCGCCCACCGCCTGTCCGGCCACCATCCCCGGCCATCCCTCTAAGTCCATCCCCATCCAAATCCCTGAGCCCTAACCCCTAAATCCCAGAGCCCTAACCACACCGGTGCTTGAGACGACGAACGGCGCCGATGGTGTGAGGCGGCGCGACGGAGATGGAGGAGAAGGGCTGGGGCGGAGGAGACAGGCAACGGCGCAGATGCGCAATGGACCAAGCTAGCAGCACaggcaggaggaagaagacgctGGAAAGAAGAAGAATGCGAGGCGTCCGATGCCCATCCGACGGTGTACAACGTTGACTGAAATTTATTTGATTCTCAGTCGCCTGGGAGCAAGACTCTATGTAAGGTAGGGAGACTGAATATGTACTGCAGAATAGGCAAGCCTACCTGGTATCTTAGTACTTGTGTTGACCATTTAGGTGCGGAACGTTCATCACATACATGTCTTTGAGCTACAACTGTTCCGCTTAAAAATACTGGAGCTTGAATCTGCAACTAGATAGCAGCGGCAGCTAGTAGTTGCCATTACCTAAATTTGGAGAGTTGGTATCAATTTCCTTAGGTCGAGTTGTACCGATATAAGTTGGTTCAGTGATTCTATCCAATACGGATGCAAGTGGGTACCCAATGAGTAGTTTCGGGTCAGCAtttatttcattgttttctttaACTTAATTTGGTGGGAGTGaatctttagttcattttttaaaattttgggtcGACCCAATGACctagaaaatacaaaatttgcATAGCTACTATCCATGCACTTTATATGGTGTATTCATGTGGTGCTGTATTGCAGTAGCCCTGGCaacattatattttttatgagtGTTTTAATTTCTTATGCTTGTGATGAGTTTGCAGACGAAGCGCACCAAGAAGGCTGGAATTGTTGGCAAATATGGTAAATGCTCTGAAGTAGCTTTGTTGATTATTTTGCAATCTGCAATCTCATCTTCACATATATTCTAATTGCTAACTAGTTATGGTATTGTTACTATACAGGTACCAGGTATGGTGCCAGTTTGCGTAAGCAGATCAAGAAGATGGAGGTTTCCCAGCACTCCAAgtacttctgcgagttctgtggCAAGGTAAACATCAGGTTGTGTGATTGCTTGTGTTGTTCGTCAAATGGTAAACTGGCCATTGTGTTTTGCTGttcatttttatattattattgcaTGCTGTCATTTGTTAAGTTGTAGGTAAGATGCACCATTTTTTTGGTTTGTTACAGGTTATTGGTTTATCATACTATACCTGTTTTGGAGGACAGCATGATTCGTGACTTAGTTTAATATTTTTACTGCTAATTGAAGTGATTATAGCTGCACTGCTAATGCAATCTCAGATTATGGTTGTCATTCATAAGGCCATCTTGTTGTTTTGAGCTGAGTGCTAGTCGCTTGCTTGAACTGAGTTCTAGCATTCCATATAGTCGTGGTGTAAGACATTCTTTGCCAGTTCTGTTGTGGTTTCATGACTGTTCTCTTTGAATTCCATATTACGTGTTGTCCTTTTTGTTAGGGTTTTGTTTTCTTGTGCCATCGTCTTTTCTAACGTCATTATTGGTTTACAGTTTGCTGTGAAGAGGAAAGCAGTTGGTATCTGGGGATGCAAGGACTGTGGGAAGGTTAAGGCCGGTGGCGCCTACACCATGAAGTATGTGCTGAttcaagtttttccttttatgTTGAAATTGTTGTGCCATTTGTTCATTTGTTTGCTAATTTTGTTACTTTGCATTTCCAGCACTGCTAGTGCGGTCACTGTCAGAAGCACAATCCGTCGCCTGAGGGAGCAGACCGAAGCTTGATTGTGGTCAATTCCAAAAGGAGTGCCTAGATTTTGTAGTTCAATCAAAAGTcatcaagttgctatctttccTATTTAGCTAAAGGGATAATCTGAAATGTTCATCTATCTGTAGGATCCTTGATACACTGAGTGCTTGGTTTCTCATGCCAATTTGATGATATGCAAATGCTTCCTCGATTGTGTTCTGGTTGCCCAACTGCTGTCTGCGATACCACACAGCTCATCATCTGTTCTGTCTGGTACAGCGTTGCGTACCAAAGCGCGGTAGAACCACGACCCTTTGAGGCTATCCACGTCGCCCAGCAGGGCCCACCCGATCGTTATTGTGTGGCTAAATCCTGTGTCCTTATCCGTATCCTCTCGCGAGGAGCGGTCTCGAAGGCCCGCCTGGTCTCGTTTTGCCTCGCGCAGTCAATGTCCGCTTCCGCCCTTTTCTCTGGAAGAAAATTCTATGctagtgttttctttttttctctcagtTGCAAGTAGCAGCCGTTGGATCAGAATGTGAaagattttatagaatttactttCCCATCTCTAACGAGATCACCCATGGCAGCACGTGGAGACGGTAAGATTTGTGCAGAATTTTATGTCTCATTTTTCCTTTGTGGTTTATTGTTTGTGTACATATGCATATGCTCGCTCCATGTTCGATTTTGTCGAGTGGAAGCCTGTTTTGATGGATTCGTACGGGATTTTGCGttttgatttgaggattattagacTATGTTTTGGCGGATCCGTGTGGGTGCTCCTTGTTTGCTCCGACTGCGAGCATGGATAATACGGTATTCAGGCAGATGATTTTGTGTATCCATTGCATAATCATCGTCCTTAGGTAGTTAGGTTTGACATTTTCTTCTTCCAATTACAGGGAAATAGAGGATACTATACTCTTGGCTTTACAGAGTCCTGAAGTGTAGGATGACATTGCTCGCGGTATGCGCTGCAAATATGGATACTACTTGAACCAGTGTTGTCTGCCGCCCTTTGTCATTTCTCTCAGTCGTGCAGTCTGATTTGCAATGTTTCAGTCCACCATTTATCGTTCAGAATTCAGATGGTTTCA includes:
- the LOC133929385 gene encoding large ribosomal subunit protein eL43z isoform X1; this encodes MLVMSLQTKRTKKAGIVGKYGTRYGASLRKQIKKMEVSQHSKYFCEFCGKFAVKRKAVGIWGCKDCGKVKAGGAYTMNTASAVTVRSTIRRLREQTEA
- the LOC133929385 gene encoding large ribosomal subunit protein eL43z isoform X2 — protein: MTKRTKKAGIVGKYGTRYGASLRKQIKKMEVSQHSKYFCEFCGKFAVKRKAVGIWGCKDCGKVKAGGAYTMNTASAVTVRSTIRRLREQTEA